One region of Carassius carassius chromosome 41, fCarCar2.1, whole genome shotgun sequence genomic DNA includes:
- the LOC132123107 gene encoding uncharacterized protein LOC132123107: MGKALKTTRFRNVKIKVVRRTIAGPAKVSYLSQGLPQPNYKQTHPITSQQAELDDTTPSCSESAYSKAKKRELHAWDAVKDDMLKNVYYEPSSLGLFLFLPEGHDTHAVYTKVMKVIVSTGRLCTVTVNMCACEPETCTLLRYGLWPATAEKPQTAFSIPLLELFVCLSLECQVSVEGFCNTLRWKNNLTLAEVNTLYRALVGESISHFRHHHFRQRSLVDICPQLDDGTICPACPKADGDMIVTLDANFGLVRKQSSGTSVVEPLHGTRMFVDEKDVEEYLLSHLDSSKPHEDCSNFKAGNVLRSQKQAKKLDVTGVFGASCRHEMPLMFVNMSQGERQVYATVVTDIS, encoded by the exons ATGGGAAAAGCACTTAAGACCACACGTTTCAGGAACGTTAAAATTAAGGTGGTGAGGAGGACTATCGCTGGCCCTGCAAAGGTTTCTTACCTTAGTCAAGGTCTTCCCCAGCCCAACTACAAACAGACCCACCCTATTACATCTCAACAGGCTGAACTTGATGATACGACACCAAGCTGTTCTGAGAGTGCATACAGTAAGGCAAAGAAGAGAGAGCTTCATGCCTGGGATGCAGTCAAGGATGACATGCTTAAG AATGTCTACTATGAGCCATCCTCCCTGGGGTTATTCCTGTTTTTACCTGAAGGCCATGACACCCATGCTGTGTACACAAAGGTCATGAAGGTCATTGTCAGCACAG GACGGCTCTGCACCGTGACAGTCAACATGTGTGCGTGTGAACCAGAAACCTGCACTTTGCTAAGGTATGGGCTTTGGCCAGCAACAGCCGAAAAGCCCCAGACAGCCTTCTCCATCCCTCTGCTGGAGCTTTTTGTGTGTCTGTCACTGGAGTGTCAGGTTTCTGTGGAGGGATTTTGCAACACCCTGCGCTGGAAAAATAACCTCACACTTGCAGAG GTTAACACACTCTACAGAGCCCTGGTGGGAGAATCCATATCCCATTTTAGGCATCACCACTTCCGACAAAGAAGTTTGGTCGATATTTGCCCACAATTAGATGATGGAACCATATGCCCAGCATGTCCAAAG GCGGATGGAGATATGATTGTCACATTGGATGCCAACTTTGGCCTTGTGAGGAAGCAAAGCTCAGGTACAAGTGTGGTTGAGCCATTACATGGAACCCGCATGTTTGTTGATGAAAAGGATGTAGAGGAATACCTGCTATCACATCTTGACAGCTCAAAACCTCACGAG GACTGCAGTAACTTCAAGGCTGGCAATGTGCTGAGGTCACAAAAACAAGCAAAGAAGCTTGATGTTACAGGAGTGTTTGGAGCCTCTTGTCGTCATGAAATGCCCCTAATGTTTGTCAACATGAGCCAAGGAGAACGGCAAGTCTATGCCACAGTAGTGACTGACATCTCTTGA